From a region of the Mercurialis annua linkage group LG1-X, ddMerAnnu1.2, whole genome shotgun sequence genome:
- the LOC126686884 gene encoding glucomannan 4-beta-mannosyltransferase 2 — translation MAEDSPKLIMIPESFQVSSNDIGAQLFLIWELIKTPLIVPLLQLSVYICLAMSLMLLMERLYMGIVIVLVKLFWKKPEKRYNWEPMKDDLESGNSEFPFVLVQIPMFNEREVYKVSIGAASNLSWPADRLVIQVLDDSTDPEVKQMVELECQRWASKGVNIRYQIRESRGGYKAGALKEGLKRSYVKHCEYVVIFDADFQPEPDFLRRAIPFLIHNPDVALVQARWRFVNADECLLTRMQEMSLDYHFTVEQEVGSATHAFFGFNGTAGVWRIAAINEAGGWKDRTTVEDMDLAVRASLRGWKFIYLGDLQAKSELPSTFKAFRFQQHRWSCGPANLFRKMVMEIVRNQKVKFWKKVYVIYSFFFVRKIIAHWVTFMFYCVVLPLTILVPEVYVPIWGAVYIPSIITVLNSVGTPRSIHLLFYWILFENVMSLHRTKATLIGLLEAGRANEWVVTQKIGTTLQKNSDAKKSGLKLFRRPRFTFTDRINTLELGFGVFLFLCGCYDFVHGKNNYFIYLFLQTISFFITGFGYVGTII, via the exons ATGGCGGAAGATTCACCAAAACTGATAATGATACCAGAATCATTTCAGGTTTCGAGCAATGATATTGGAGCTCAGCTTTTTCTGATTTGGGAATTGATTAAAACTCCATTGATAGTCCCTCTGTTACAGCTTTCTGTTTACATTTGCTTAGCTATGTCACTTATGCTTCTAATGGAGCGGCTTTACATGGGTATTGTAATAGTTTTGGTTAAGCTTTTCTGGAAAAAACCTGAAAAACGTTACAATTGGGAACCCATGAAGGATGATTTGGAATCTGGGAATTCTGAATTTCCGTTTGTTCTTGTCCAAATCCCTATGTTTAATGAAAGAGAG GTTTATAAAGTGTCCATTGGAGCAGCTTCTAATCTTTCTTGGCCGGCTGATCGGTTAGTGATCCAAGTTCTTGATGATTCAACCGACCCGGAAGTCAAG CAAATGGTAGAATTAGAGTGCCAAAGATGGGCAAGCAAAGGAGTAAATATAAGGTATCAAATAAGAGAATCAAGAGGAGGATACAAAGCTGGAGCTTTAAAAGAAGGATTAAAAAGAAGTTATGTGAAACATTGTGAATATGTGGTCATTTTCGACGCCGATTTTCAACCCGAACCGGATTTCTTGAGACGAGCCATTCCTTTCTTGATTCATAATCCTGATGTTGCTCTTGTTCAAGCTCGTTGGAGATTTG TGAATGCAGATGAATGCCTGTTGACAAGAATGCAAGAGATGTCATTAGATTATCATTTTACAGTGGAGCAAGAAGTTGGATCCGCAACTCATGCCTTCTTTGGGTTTAAtg GGACTGCTGGAGTATGGAGAATTGCTGCAATTAATGAGGCTGGTGGATGGAAAGACAGAACTACTGTTGAAGATATGGATCTTGCTGTCCGAGCTAGTTTGAGAGGCtggaaatttatttatcttgGTGATCTCCAG gCAAAAAGTGAACTTCCGAGTACTTTCAAGGCCTTCAGATTTCAGCAACACAGATGGTCATGTGGTCCTGCTAATCTTTTCAGGAAAATGGTGATGGAAATTGTTAGAAATCAG AAAGTGAAATTCTGGAAGAAAGTATATGTGATCTACAGCTTCTTCTTCGTGAGAAAAATCATAGCTCATTGGGTCACATTTATGTTCTACTGTGTGGTTCTTCCTTtaaccattttagtccctgaaGTTTATGTTCCAATTTGGGGTGCTGTTTACATTCCTTCAATCATTACAGTTCTCAATTCAGTCGGCACACCAAG GTCAATTCACTTGCTGTTCTATTGGATTCTGTTCGAAAATGTGATGTCTTTGCACCGAACAAAGGCGACACTCATCGGTTTGCTAGAAGCAGGAAGAGCCAATGAGTGGGTTGTTACCCAAAAAATTGGAACTACACTTCAGAAAAATTCTGATGCCAAAAAGAGTGGACTTAAATTGTTTAGAAGACCAAGATTCACATTCACCGACAg GATCAACACATTGGAGCTAGGATTTGGAGTATTCCTGTTCTTGTGTGGATGCTATGATTTTGTTCATGGAAAGAACAACTATTTTATTTACCTCTTCCTCCAAACGATTTCCTTCTTCATCACCGGATTCGGATACGTCGGAACCATTATTTAG
- the LOC126664745 gene encoding uncharacterized protein LOC126664745 isoform X2 yields the protein MPAESDKWGWEHVSVFGGFDRGSGTKRWKCNHCNLRYNGSYSRVRAHLLGFSGVGVKSCPAIDRSLREAFQILEEERLVRKKKKNTSNGKPSKRIRSSLQTSLSWKTISKEDVDDIVARFFYADGLNVDIVNSPYFHEMVKAIGAFGFGYEPPSIDKLSDSFLGKEKGRIVKSIALVRESWPHTGCTILCVGRLDGAVGNFHVNIFVSSPRGLIFLKAVDVDDCDDGDHVLSGALSDAVSEVGPSNVLQIISHLDDAWKSTESYILSKFPHIFWSPCTSRSILMLMEEIAEMEWVKPIILCSKAIEQWMTTYQHGTSCIFFQSLKESCDLISAKFAPSYLFVQRIFELRQTLQEVVVSEEWKQWKLSIAEDVESVESAILGDDFWSKSHLLLELYEPFIRLLGVLDIDKSIIGAVYDWRVQALEIVKSKAIDDDILNQLEGLIENKWDLLFSPLHAAGYILNPRYIGKFQTKDKSVMRGWKATLERYESESTVRRLLREQLSAYWRLEGSLGEEDAVDCRDKMDPVAWWENFGFETPNLQTLAIKVLSQVSSVAMCREIWQTNDSSCREAANNLGVQRVEELVFVRNNLRLHCQKSYNLSSSPSQRNIISSSSSGIKTWDNCYLDYTKAIVDIHDRM from the coding sequence ATGCCAGCTGAATCTGATAAGTGGGGATGGGAGCATGTTAGTGTTTTTGGTGGATTTGATAGGGGAAGTGGTACAAAAAGGTGGAAATGTAACCATTGTAATCTGCGTTATAATGGGTCTTATTCACGTGTTAGAGCGCACCTTCTTGGGTTTTCAGGTGTTGGAGTCAAGAGTTGTCCTGCGATAGATAGATCTCTACGAGAAGCATTTCAGATCCTAGAGGAGGAACGCTTAGTgaggaaaaagaagaagaacacTTCAAATGGGAAACCTAGTAAGCGTATTCGATCTTCTTTGCAGACCAGTCTTTCTTGGAAAACTATCAGCAAAGAAGATGTAGATGATATAGTAGCCAGATTTTTTTACGCAGACGGATTGAATGTTGATATAGTTAATTCGCCTTATTTTCATGAAATGGTTAAAGCAATTGGTGCTTTTGGGTTTGGTTATGAACCCCCATCTATAGATAAGCTTTCTGATTCTTTTTTAGGTAAGGAAAAGGGAAGGATTGTGAAGTCAATAGCTCTAGTTCGAGAGTCCTGGCCGCATACCGGGTGCACGATTCTTTGTGTAGGTCGGTTAGATGGTGCAGTTGGCAACTTCCATGTTAATATATTTGTCTCAAGTCCAAGGGGGCTTATATTTTTGAAGGCAGTAGATGTAGATGATTGTGATGATGGAGACCATGTATTGAGTGGCGCTTTAAGTGATGCAGTATCGGAAGTTGGACCGTCAAATGTTCTTCAGATTATCTCACATCTAGATGATGCATGGAAATCAACCGAATCATATATATTGTCAAAGTTCCCTCATATATTCTGGTCTCCTTGCACTTCACGTTCTATACTCATGTTGATGGAAGAAATAGCTGAAATGGAATGGGTAAAACCAATTATCTTGTGTTCTAAGGCAATAGAACAATGGATGACGACATATCAGCATGGTACTTCGTGTATATTTTTTCAGTCTCTGAAGGAGAGCTGTGATCTAATTTCTGCTAAGTTTGCACCTTCCTATTTGTTTGTTCAGAGAATTTTTGAGCTAAGGCAAACTCTTCAAGAGGTTGTTGTTAGTGAAGAGTGGAAGCAATGGAAGCTCAGTATCGCCGAGGATGTTGAAAGTGTTGAATCAGCCATTTTAGGGGATGATTTCTGGAGCAAATCTCATTTGTTGCTAGAGTTATATGAGCCATTTATAAGATTGTTAGGTGTGCTTGATATTGATAAATCTATTATTGGTGCTGTTTATGATTGGCGGGTTCAGGCACTTGAAATCGTAAAGAGTAAGGCAATTGATGATGACATATTGAATCAGTTGGAAGGACTGATTGAGAACAAATGGGATCTGTTGTTTTCGCCTCTTCATGCTGCAGGGTACATATTGAATCCTCGATATATCGGAAAATTTCAAACTAAAGATAAATCTGTAATGCGGGGCTGGAAAGCAACTCTAGAAAGATACGAGAGTGAAAGCACAGTTAGACGTTTGCTCAGAGAGCAGCTCAGCGCATACTGGCGTCTTGAAGGCTCTTTAGGGGAAGAAGATGCGGTGGATTGCCGGGATAAAATGGACCCAGTTGCATGGTGGGAGAATTTTGGTTTTGAAACCCCAAATTTACAGACACTAGCCATTAAAGTTCTTAGTCAGGTTTCAAGTGTTGCAATGTGTCGAGAGATTTGGCAAACAAACGATTCCTCATGTCGAGAAGCTGCAAACAATTTAGGAGTGCAGAGAGTAGAAGAACTTGTTTTTGTTAGAAACAATCTTAGACTTCATTGCCAAAAAAGCTACAACTTAAGCTCATCTCCTAGCCAGAGAAATATTATCTCAAGCTCTTCTTCTGGAATTAAGACATGGGATAATTGTTATCTTGATTATACAAAAGCAATTGTAGATATCCATGACCGGATGTGA
- the LOC126664745 gene encoding uncharacterized protein LOC126664745 isoform X1 has product MPFGSYFLKNAILFEIILQYLWISDISEPVAPPQFVNIVGLYIVMIGFGTMFISNVTVRNWHYFQQQIQFLYNVNQQMSVLFLSFMCAQLLEIGVMPAESDKWGWEHVSVFGGFDRGSGTKRWKCNHCNLRYNGSYSRVRAHLLGFSGVGVKSCPAIDRSLREAFQILEEERLVRKKKKNTSNGKPSKRIRSSLQTSLSWKTISKEDVDDIVARFFYADGLNVDIVNSPYFHEMVKAIGAFGFGYEPPSIDKLSDSFLGKEKGRIVKSIALVRESWPHTGCTILCVGRLDGAVGNFHVNIFVSSPRGLIFLKAVDVDDCDDGDHVLSGALSDAVSEVGPSNVLQIISHLDDAWKSTESYILSKFPHIFWSPCTSRSILMLMEEIAEMEWVKPIILCSKAIEQWMTTYQHGTSCIFFQSLKESCDLISAKFAPSYLFVQRIFELRQTLQEVVVSEEWKQWKLSIAEDVESVESAILGDDFWSKSHLLLELYEPFIRLLGVLDIDKSIIGAVYDWRVQALEIVKSKAIDDDILNQLEGLIENKWDLLFSPLHAAGYILNPRYIGKFQTKDKSVMRGWKATLERYESESTVRRLLREQLSAYWRLEGSLGEEDAVDCRDKMDPVAWWENFGFETPNLQTLAIKVLSQVSSVAMCREIWQTNDSSCREAANNLGVQRVEELVFVRNNLRLHCQKSYNLSSSPSQRNIISSSSSGIKTWDNCYLDYTKAIVDIHDRM; this is encoded by the coding sequence ATGCCTTTTGgctcatattttttaaaaaatgctaTCCTCTTTGAAATAATTCTTCAGTACTTGTGGATCTCTGACATTTCGGAACCAGTCGCCCCACCCCAGTTCGTTAATATCGTTGGTTTGTATATAGTCATGATTGGATTTGGAACTATGTTTATCAGCAATGTAACTGTGAGAAACTGGCATTATTTTCAGCAAcagattcaatttttatataatgtGAATCAACAAATGAGTGTGCTGTTTCTTTCATTTATGTGTGCACAGTTACTTGAGATTGGAGTTATGCCAGCTGAATCTGATAAGTGGGGATGGGAGCATGTTAGTGTTTTTGGTGGATTTGATAGGGGAAGTGGTACAAAAAGGTGGAAATGTAACCATTGTAATCTGCGTTATAATGGGTCTTATTCACGTGTTAGAGCGCACCTTCTTGGGTTTTCAGGTGTTGGAGTCAAGAGTTGTCCTGCGATAGATAGATCTCTACGAGAAGCATTTCAGATCCTAGAGGAGGAACGCTTAGTgaggaaaaagaagaagaacacTTCAAATGGGAAACCTAGTAAGCGTATTCGATCTTCTTTGCAGACCAGTCTTTCTTGGAAAACTATCAGCAAAGAAGATGTAGATGATATAGTAGCCAGATTTTTTTACGCAGACGGATTGAATGTTGATATAGTTAATTCGCCTTATTTTCATGAAATGGTTAAAGCAATTGGTGCTTTTGGGTTTGGTTATGAACCCCCATCTATAGATAAGCTTTCTGATTCTTTTTTAGGTAAGGAAAAGGGAAGGATTGTGAAGTCAATAGCTCTAGTTCGAGAGTCCTGGCCGCATACCGGGTGCACGATTCTTTGTGTAGGTCGGTTAGATGGTGCAGTTGGCAACTTCCATGTTAATATATTTGTCTCAAGTCCAAGGGGGCTTATATTTTTGAAGGCAGTAGATGTAGATGATTGTGATGATGGAGACCATGTATTGAGTGGCGCTTTAAGTGATGCAGTATCGGAAGTTGGACCGTCAAATGTTCTTCAGATTATCTCACATCTAGATGATGCATGGAAATCAACCGAATCATATATATTGTCAAAGTTCCCTCATATATTCTGGTCTCCTTGCACTTCACGTTCTATACTCATGTTGATGGAAGAAATAGCTGAAATGGAATGGGTAAAACCAATTATCTTGTGTTCTAAGGCAATAGAACAATGGATGACGACATATCAGCATGGTACTTCGTGTATATTTTTTCAGTCTCTGAAGGAGAGCTGTGATCTAATTTCTGCTAAGTTTGCACCTTCCTATTTGTTTGTTCAGAGAATTTTTGAGCTAAGGCAAACTCTTCAAGAGGTTGTTGTTAGTGAAGAGTGGAAGCAATGGAAGCTCAGTATCGCCGAGGATGTTGAAAGTGTTGAATCAGCCATTTTAGGGGATGATTTCTGGAGCAAATCTCATTTGTTGCTAGAGTTATATGAGCCATTTATAAGATTGTTAGGTGTGCTTGATATTGATAAATCTATTATTGGTGCTGTTTATGATTGGCGGGTTCAGGCACTTGAAATCGTAAAGAGTAAGGCAATTGATGATGACATATTGAATCAGTTGGAAGGACTGATTGAGAACAAATGGGATCTGTTGTTTTCGCCTCTTCATGCTGCAGGGTACATATTGAATCCTCGATATATCGGAAAATTTCAAACTAAAGATAAATCTGTAATGCGGGGCTGGAAAGCAACTCTAGAAAGATACGAGAGTGAAAGCACAGTTAGACGTTTGCTCAGAGAGCAGCTCAGCGCATACTGGCGTCTTGAAGGCTCTTTAGGGGAAGAAGATGCGGTGGATTGCCGGGATAAAATGGACCCAGTTGCATGGTGGGAGAATTTTGGTTTTGAAACCCCAAATTTACAGACACTAGCCATTAAAGTTCTTAGTCAGGTTTCAAGTGTTGCAATGTGTCGAGAGATTTGGCAAACAAACGATTCCTCATGTCGAGAAGCTGCAAACAATTTAGGAGTGCAGAGAGTAGAAGAACTTGTTTTTGTTAGAAACAATCTTAGACTTCATTGCCAAAAAAGCTACAACTTAAGCTCATCTCCTAGCCAGAGAAATATTATCTCAAGCTCTTCTTCTGGAATTAAGACATGGGATAATTGTTATCTTGATTATACAAAAGCAATTGTAGATATCCATGACCGGATGTGA